CGTACAGTTTTGGCTACGACACGGCGGACGAGTTCGGCAACCGGCAGTTCCGTAGCGAGCAGGGCGACGCCAACAACGTGAAGACTGGCTCGTATGGATACCGCGATGTGAACGGCCTCTTCCGGCGCGTCAACTACATCGCCGACGCCAACGGCTTCCGCGCCACAGTGGACACCAACGAGCCGGGCACGGCACCGGGAGCCAGCGCCGACGTCGTGTTCAACGCATCGCCAGTTGTCCCACCGGTTCCTGGTGGTGCTCAGAACACATATGGTGGGGGCGCAGGAGCGCCCGGTTACAACGCTTACGCCGGATTCGGTGGTGACGGATATGGCCCCTCCAGTAGCGCAGCTGGAGCCTTCGGGTACGGCGGCTACGGGCGCAACGCCTACCCACCAAATGGGCCGGCTTTCAGTGGCCGCGCCTACGGGGGTCATGCCCCGCAAGGGTACGGTGCGCTTGGTTATGCTCCAGGTGGATATGGGCCAGCTGGCTACGGTGGATTGGCTGCAGGTCACCAGGGCTTCCGCCGTCGCAGATAAATATGCTGCGCGATGACTGGAAAGGAGTACGTGCGAGTGACCTTTGGTGTGACTGCAATTTTTTTATCCGAGATCTTTCCAGCTAAATGAGCCTGAATAAAGAAATTGCTCCTTCATTGTTCCTTGCGATGTTGATATGACTTCACGAAGAAGATCGTAATGAGGCAGTGGTTGTACTGCTTATGTGAGGGAATCTTTCgcgagttctaaaaagagctgtgGAAGCTACTGAAATCACAGCAGCTTCTGAAACATCCAGTAGAACAAAAGTTAAATACTCATAAAATTTTAGCTACGCCGTCTCGAACAATATTCACGGCGTCAGTTTACAGTGGCCTTCCTGAGATGCGCCACGTGAATTAACCTTCCTTATTAAATTAAGCATTCTTGGAATTCGTGCATTTTCGGAATGTAGCCTCTGCTACCGCATTAATCTCAGAGCCCATGAAGTCATTCACGTCTTCGTCTCCGCCTCACCTCAATGTTGCTTACATTCTGTTTAAAGGACCAGATCAGTGAGTTTTACTTTAACTCTTACATACTCCACATTgcagagacgattgagcacgtCTTGTGTTTTTGTGATCTCTGTGACAACGAGTTCTTGAGtgggtgttaaaccgattagataacAGACCGTTTTCATAAAttaagattctcggaccatggccccaTGCGTCGGAGGCTTACACAGCGACGCGTGCACGGCTACATTTCATGAAAGcaactggcctcagtgaccgattataggcctcaagttatggacatccgcacGTACTCACACCGATAGtgtcttcttccctccctctcctttatttttttcccttaaaccccttcgcCTGTGCAGGGTAGAAACCAGACACGTGTcgggttgacctccctacctttccttccttccttttcatcctcttCCTCCTTACATACTCCAGGCTGCTTTCTGGTTTTTACAGGCCGTCTTCGAATGCTGCCTGTCTGAGCAATGCTCCAAAGCAAGGTTCGCATGCTTCACGGCAACCTGTACTGATGGGCGGTGCTTGAAGCGGGTGATACTTGAAACTGGCCCCGCTAACTCTGTTCTCGTGAAGCAAACAAGTCTAGCCTAACGTTGCGTCGAGAATAACTGGATGCCCTTTAGATCACATTGACCGCAACAAGAGATACATCATTATTACATACCATTTCTTTAAACAAAGTGTATACGATCGGCATCCTTAGCAGGCTCTGGCGGTATAATTTCTGCTGTGGTAACACTGCACCAACCAGATCACAAACTTTATTTAGTCATGTATGTTTCGGCAATCGTTGCCATTCTGCGCAATGCAAGGTTATCTCTGTATCAACAAAAAATGTTATTTTCCCGATGCAGCGATACCACCTTATACCTTAGTTTAAGGTGACCTATAACAGTGAATGTTGCATTTGCGAATCGCATGTTCTCGAATATCTACAACTTTTTTTACCCTAACAAGCATGGTTTTGAGGAAGCCACATCTTGTGAGACTCAACAAGCCACTTCCTAATTTTTTCACTATGGTGTACGGAGAAACCGATGAACGGGATCGACACTTTTTCTTCGTGTTCTTTAACCTTTTTGTGGAATTCTTCTACTAGCAACATCATCCACCGTCTTAAATGACTAATGAACTTTATGACTTTATTTGGATTCAAAGTTTTTGGAAGATCGGAGAGTGGAAAGAATAGCAACCCGACTGCAGCTATCCTCATAACTATCCTGCTGTGCTCCTAACACTTTTTCAATAAGAAGACGCAAGATTTAAGCTTTGTTCGACTCCGCAACGCAACTTTTTATATAATAGGAGCAGTGAAGATACAGAAGTTTCTCACATGTGTTGAGTTTTCCGATCCGAAGTCTAGGTGGATTTAGCGATACTTCAAGTAATGGTAGGCATTCATGAGTGCCTGCTATTTTGATTGGGTGTGTGGCTCCTTCACTTCCGGATTGAACCCACATGTTAGCTccctgcgtgacattatcttgaaGCGCAACTTACAGCAAGTCGTGACACAGCCCACACGAGTTTGTGCTCAATCGACCACAATGCTTGATGATGTTTTTATAAAGCAGTCCCTCGAGCATTTCTCTAAGTTGAAATGGGATTCCTCATCATGAGCCAGTGCCCTTTTCTTCCACTGTTGAGCGATGCCGAATCAATCACTGCCACTTTGTTACTTTCAACAATTTCTCACGCCCCAGGGGTGAAAGCGTGCTTGATTATTTGGACTTGATCCTTAGCAGCTTCAAAGGCATGACACACTTTTGCTTTGAAACGAGATTAAAATATTTGTATTTACTACATCAATAAAGCCGTCCCTAGAAAAAATAAGCAAACGTGTAAACCTACCCGCTGGATAATGTGAAAATGCACAGCAAAAGGGAAGCCACGCGCGTAAGACAAGGTATTTTTCGTGTCACAGTTGCGATgtttgagaaaaaaataataaacatagAAGTACGTAATGCCAAGCTACACAACTTTCAGTATCCACTGCCCAACCTCATTCGGAGTGCCGCTAACAAGTTTTGTAGCTTTCTTAGCAGCAAACGCAAATCAGTCAACCAGATGCTGCATGACGGAAATTTATCAATTAAAAACGCAGTATTGGGTAATGGTTCAATATATACTTTGACAGTGTGTGTTTGAGCTCGTTAGATCTCTCTCTGTCTGGTCGCATTACACCCAATGATCAATGTGATATAGTTTGATTGCCTGGCCTTCTTCCTTAGCTCTTAAATATAAAAACGAAATCGACTCCTGGGCCAGGCAACCTACGCAATACGTTTCTCATAGATAGGCTGAAATGTTATCCCACTTCATCGTTATAATATTTCGCGTCTTTGTCTTCAGTTCTGCTTTCTAGAGACTGGCTTACTTCCCGTACTACCGCAGTGCTAAAGTGGGGGATTCCTCACTAATAGCAATTTATCGTGCCGTATCTCTTACCTCCTTATTTAAAACATTTAGAGCACGCAATAGCGAATGAAAATAACAAGTTTCATGGAGAGATACATTTTGTTACCCTGCAGCATGCTTTTCGAGACGGCCTTTCTGCTGTAACGCAATTAGCTACTGTTATTCGTGATCCCGCTGGTATACTGGACAAAGGTGGACAAATTAGGGCCATATGTTTTATACTAAAGAAGGATTTAGTGTCTTTACACATtcaaaggaaataaaaagaaacttgaACAGCTTAATTTACCTACGTATACTATAAGTTCCACTACTGCATACTTTATTAAACCGCAGGCGATTCGTTGTTATTACTGAATCTTCTAGTGACTTCCCGTAACTTCTGATGTTCTTCAGGGTAGCGTTTTAAGACCGTTGTTATTTGACATAATAATGGCACCATTCACACTGTTACTTCGCCTGTAAAAATGAAACTGTTTACTGACGACTGTTTGCACTTTACCAAAGTTACCTGCCCTCAAGATGAAATCACATTAAATTCCAGCCTTCAAAAGGGTCTCAATGCGCTTCTTCGAATACGGAACTTAACGTAAGCAAAACAATTatcatgaaaaaaatgaaaaaaataataagctaTGGTTTGCCTACAGCCTTCCTTCTCTGGTACTTACGAAGACAGCTaatacaaatatctaggcgttacATTGACCAATGACCTAAACGGGCAATCCCACATTTCTTACTTATGCGACTCTGCTTTCCAGAAACTTTGCCTGCTGAGACACATATTAAAACTTGCTCCTGCTGAAACTCGTCTAACTGCCTACACCCCCCTCGTCCGTTCTAAACTGGAATATGCAGCTATGATATGGGATCCCTATACTAAGGCTAACATTGATGCCCTAGAAATGATTCAGCGTAAAGAAGTAAGGCTTATCTTATCAAAATATTGCTTAACTAACTCCCCAGGCAAAGTAACGATCGAACGTGATGTTGGGACGTGGAAATTAAGGAGGAAAACACGCACATTTAAATTTCTTTTCTAATAATAAGGGTAAATTGTCTCTTTTTCCCCAGACTTACATAGACCTATTTACGGCCCACAATACAAGCCATCGTCAACCTGCGTCACTAAAACCTTACAATGCCGGAACTACCGCTTTCAGGTATTTCTTCCCTCGCAAAGTAACACAGTGGAACAGTCTGCCCATTGAACAGTTCACCAGCATTGATTCGACTGAACATGTATAATTAAGTTGGCTGAGTTCTTCTTGTCTTCATATTTAGTTAACCTGTTATTGAACCTGCTGCCTAATCAACCTCTTTTTGctattgttgctgttgtttttgtAGTTCATTATTGACTTCTACTTTCGCACTAGTGAAGCCATCTTGCACTAAATGATTTCGTTGTACAGTTCTTATAATGTAAAATTTTACTTTTCTAACGTGCATGCTGCAATATTTTTTGTCGTACTTCGCTTCTACACATAGGCATCGAGTTTTGAATCAGCCAGGGAAGGGAGCGAGGAGGGCTGGGGCGCTATtctctgcctcttttttttttttcattcgtcccCGCCTTCGCCACGCATGCTGCTGGGCAACAGATGTACATAGGCGGACAGGTGATATATTTAAACCTCAGTTTTATTTGTGGATAAAGTCGAGcgaatatgctaaacataatggCCGCATGGTTTACAAATACtcaaataataaatgaaaaagaaacggaaaaacaTGTAAACTGTTGGCGGACATTCACAACGGCCTTAGTCAAAGTGAGAGaaaacactgagtaagaacaacaGTTGCTCAACACGCTAACAATTCAAATATTACAAACTCATTGCAAATCCTTCGTTTCTAAGAACTACTCGACAATACAAACATTGCAACAAGAAGCTAACAattcaaaaatttaaaaaaatttgaactCTTTGCGTCCAAGAAACAGTAGGAAGCAAAACACTACAATATGCTAAAATATAAAATCTAAAGACACATCATAAACTGTAAACTGTAAAAATGTAAACGAGCTACCAAACTCAatccaaaacaaaaagaaaagaacaatacTCAGAAGGCGGTGACTGCAATCACGAAGCGGCAAAATGGAGATTTTAGGGGCAGGGGGAGTGGCGGTACAAGTTAACGTTAGGGACTGTGACGGCTTAAATAAAGCTATCCTTTTATACAAATCCTATATCTCTATCGTGAATATGTTTCTACGCGCAATTGATCTCTTAAAAAACTCGTCCGCGATTTCACCGAGATTACTTTTGTGGGGGAGTTTTTCGTGCCCATGGAGAACTGCATTGTGATTTAACCGCGCTTATCCAATTGTTGAGCTCAGGTACGTTTTGTCGCCACGGGAGCTTGAAAACGATCTCTCAGATCTGCATGACGTGACTGGGCTCGTTCAACAGTTTTGACAAGCTTAGCCACCTCAGACAAAGGATTTCGCAGGTGCTCACAGTTATCGCCCGAAAGCATCTCTACCACATCCTGAAACGTTTTCATGGCTGTATTGCGCTGCCTTGATATATCTATGATCATACTACGATGAACGTTGACCCGTTCAGGCTCAAGTGTTTCCCGTAAAGCATCAACATTAGCGTGCTGTCATCATTACCAGTCCAAAACTGCTCAATTTGTGTCATGCACGTGCTGTCAGATTTCTGGCGATACCTGCCATCCAGAGAAATATCTACTGTGTCCAATTCCTCGTAGAACGGCAGGTAATAGATTTCCGCGGCCGAAGGACATACGTGAAGTACAGCTCTTCTGTCATACCGTCGTAGAGTCTTCCTTTGGCTTGGCGTAGGAGCTTCCTTGTCTTTAAACGTCGGCTCCAATTCACGCGCCTTTGCGTGAGTCTTGTTCCAAAATTGGCAAACTCCTTCCTTCCTAAGTCCGCTAAGACTCTCGCTGATGGACTTTGACAACTTTTTCTGTTTGATCAAATCTCAGTGCTGCTTTCTGTAACGCAGCACTTACTGTTTCTAATCGCGAAAACAATAGCGTCAGAAGCATGAGGATGAAGTATGCATGGACTTTCGACAGCGCTTTTAAAATGCACTCGCTTTGGCTCTGGCATCGTTCTGTTCTTCTCGTAATAGGCCATGAAGAAACGAGAACAGCTGGCTATAGTTCTCAAATATTGACCCCGTGCAAGTGGGGCGTAATGTCCACCTCGTAGGACAATATTTCCCAAATTTACGCTTTCACCTTCTTTCTGAAATACCTGGAACACATCCAGGCAGTTTGGCGAGCACGTAACAAACCTTATGTTTTCTGATATCATGCCCGGAAATCACGACACATTTCCACTTTCTGACTAATATCCTGCAGTACCACGTAAAGTATGTGCTCAAGAAATTGTATTTACAGCGCTCGCGGCTCCTCTTGTGTGAGAGCTTGCTGCCCATCGTTCTGTCCTCTAATATATGTTGGGCCATCATAACGTTGCGCATGAGAATTGTCAATGCTGAGACTAAAACGCCAACGGACTTCCTTTAGAAGGACATAAATACTGGCCTCTCTGGTGTCCGCAGCGTTAGGAAATACAAAGAACAGGTCGTATTCGGTTACAATGGTTACAGTGGCAAATGCCGAGCCTGTGCCGGTAATGCAAATGGCGTAAGGTTCAGAAGCGGACGTTAAAGGTTCTACGCCAAGTGTATTGTGTGTCCTTTCGTCACCTTCTTTGGGAGGTCTGTTCTTGATGAGAAATGTGTCCATTTCTTTTCACGGTTTCCTGAAATACTGTACCAGGAAGGTCAGACAACCAAAAAATTGAGATATATAAGCGTGTTCCAGGTTTAAGAGAAAGTATTTACGTTTTAATGGACGCCATCCCTCAAGATGCCATTGTAAATTACCATAGACGCGGAAGCCTTAAGGAAAATAACGATGGGGACCCAAGTCTAACAGAAGAGGAAAACCTCGAAGGTCTCCTGCAGTATTTTCGCGTTGAGGTTGACTGCACGGAGAGAACAGCACACGGTACACTAGAGGTGTTACGCGGACAATACCTGCTGCAGAGAGCCACCGCCGAAAGTCACCAGCTTCATCGGCAGGAGTGTTCTAGAACAGTGGAAATGGAACGTGTGTGTTTTGCGAGAACCATCATGCAGCGTGAGAGTGCAACTCCTCCGTGGACTACAACGAGGCAACCGGCTGCTCTAGCCAGAACTTCCGTCGCACGGTTAGCTGCACGCACTGGGCCGGCACACATGCTTCATCTATGTGTTATAAGAACAGAGCACAGACGGTTAAACCTGAACCAAGTCAGTCTCTCAGCAGTTCATTGATGCATGATACGCAAATAGGCAGCAAGAACCATTACAAATTTGACACTGCTGTTCTATTTCAGACGTACAGAGCGTAGACGAGGGGCAGCAATGTTTTACTGCTACGTTCTAGGCATCTCTTAGAGCGGCAGCCGACGTACTTTTGTTAGCCCAGAATTATCACGGAAACTGAAGATCGAAGTCATACATGAAGTTCACTTGTGCAAATACGCATTTCGACCTCAAAGTCCCAACCACACTGGCATCTCTTAGAGCGGCGAATGTTGAGGCTGGGACGAATGCCCCAGCCTCAACAATGAGCTGCTGAAAACGTTATTTTTTGCCATGCATAAGATTGGGATAACCACTGACGTTCAGAAGGCGTTTCTGCAGATTTTAATCAAGTTCGTCGACAAGGCTTTCCATGAGATTCCTGTGGTCTGAGAAAACCTAATTCGAATCAAAGACTGTCTAACCACTTGAGTACCATTCGGTACTCCATCAAGACCATTTCTAGTAAGCACGGCTTTACAATGCCATTACCATCAAGGTTATGAGCCTTATGAGACTACTGCTCTAAAGTTATGCAAACGCTCATATTTAGACGACATGTTGACTGCAGTTGAGGACAATGATGCCGTTCGCCCTTTGGTTCGCCGGACCACACACATATATTCTGGCGCAGGCATGAAGCTGCAAAAGTGAGCAACAAAGAGCGCTGATATGCGTAGCTACATGGAGAAGACAGGAGAGTCCAGTTCTCCTGATAAGACAAAATATTGGCACTCATGTGAGACACTCAAGAAGGGGCTCTAAGCGTGAATTCACAACCGGTATTGGAGTGGTTGAAGATAGAGGAGCCCACAAAGCGATTCAGTTTGCAGACTTGAGCTCGAATGTGTGACTCACTGGTCTTCGTAGCGCCGCTCCCGATCCGAGTTGAAAATATTTTTCAGTGCATCAGGCGAATAGTGACTTCGTGAGACCATGGAATACCAGACAAACTAGACAACACTGCATGAGCTGGCTGCTTGAAATCCCTCATATTGCACCATTGGCTGTCCCAAGACTGTGCCCTCTCTCGAGCTCCTTGCCAGACACACAGCTGCACCTTTTGACAGATGCGAGTAATGCAGCTTACGGAGCTGTCGCCTTTTTGTTCTTCCCAACACAGACTATGGGCGCCGGCAGGCCCCTCAATGACAAAGGGCCGAATTGAGATTTGGCATATTTCAACACATCAGTAGATTTGTAACACAACAGAATATGCTATTTATGATGAAGATAGCGGGCTAAAAGCTGCATTTCTGCGGCTTCACTAGTCTCGCCACTCCCATGGCACAAACGCAGCAACCTGCAGCATATAAGAGTTTGAGTCGTGCGCCAAGTTTAGAGTGACAATTCAGAAACCATCATATAAAAATGCACACGATGTCGTATTTacataagaaagaaaaataaacattcatGCGTACACCATATATAACACCGCATTTTTAGACATAGCACATAAACTTCCATCTGTGAGTTTGAATTTATTAAGTACATTGGGTTGGCAATACTGCAGTATCTGTGATCCATAGTTTGCAAGCGTCTTGCTGAACGTACAGAGATATTTAGAGTTATGTTTGCTAATGTACGTATGTGGCGGCTGTATTGGATAAGGTCTGACCTAAATGTCGTTAAGAAATAGTATTTTCAAACTTCAATATCTTCAATCTTGCAAATGATTCAAACCTTGGTGCATTGTATATATACGTGCAATGCAACGTATGTCTTTTTTTAGCAACATGATGAAGTTATGTAATCGTTTCTTAGTGCCGGCCCCCCAAATTAAGTGACGGTAGCACCGATGTGGTGTAAATAAAGCAGTCCTTGCTGCTCTGGTAATATGCGGTGACATTTTCTTGGGATTCCTACTAAATTACAAAGTTTGTTTCTTACGTAATTCTTGTGGTGCTCCTCAGGGCATGTATTCATGAAATACAGCTCCCAATGTATTTGCATAGGGACTGAATTCTATATAAACATTATTTAGGTGTAAAGAATTGAACATAGGGCATGT
This Dermacentor albipictus isolate Rhodes 1998 colony chromosome 1, USDA_Dalb.pri_finalv2, whole genome shotgun sequence DNA region includes the following protein-coding sequences:
- the LOC135907961 gene encoding uncharacterized protein, translated to MLSKRVKLLLICFVAKAWALQHHSAGYQGSGYGGYGGDGGYGGYGGYNAATAGAPYQGYGASSFPPQPYSFGYDTADEFGNRQFRSEQGDANNVKTGSYGYRDVNGLFRRVNYIADANGFRATVDTNEPGTAPGASADVVFNASPVVPPVPGGAQNTYGGGAGAPGYNAYAGFGGDGYGPSSSAAGAFGYGGYGRNAYPPNGPAFSGRAYGGHAPQGYGALGYAPGGYGPAGYGGLAAGHQGFRRRR